TTCATTTCCAGGCACCCCATATCTATTTAAGTTAAGCCAGGCATCCCTATTGGAATACCTGGCCCGATTATAATTACTGCTGATTTACTGCGCTGCTGCTGTTATTTCTGCTGTACCTGTCCCTTTTATAATTTTCTCTTTTTAATGAGATAATTACATGGCGGAAAGGCTCTTCTCCATCACTTCTTGTTGTAACGTATTTATCGTTCTGAAGGGCTGCGTGAATCAATCTTCTCTCATATGGATTCATAGGCTCCAGTGAAACAGGACGTTTTGTTCTCTTTACTTTATAAGCAATATTTTTTGCCAGAGTTTCCAGAGTTTCTTTTCTTCTCTCTCTGTAATTTTCTGTATCCAGCTTTACACGAATATGTCCTTCACTAGTTTTGTTCTTATTTACTACAAGACTTACCAGATACTGAAGAGAATCTAAAGTCTGTCCTCTCTTTCCAATGAGAATTCCCATATCCTCACCTTCCAGATTAACAGACATTTCCCTTTCTTCTTCATTGAGGGTAACTGCGATGGACACTGTCATATTCATAGTTCCAAAAATCTGGTTCAGGAACTCTACAGCAGTATCTTCCAGAGATTCTTTTTTCTTTGCACGAATTATCGCAGGCTTAGCACCGATTCCAAGAAATCCTGTGCTGCCCCGGTCTACTACTTCGTATTCTAACTTATCACTGGTTGTACTAAGCTCTATTAAAGCCTTTGTAATAGCTTCATCCACAGTTTTCGCTGATACGGTAATCATATCCATAACTCACCCCTCCTATTTATTATGTTTTTCATTATATTTCTTAACCATATTTGCCTTTGCAGCCAAACTTCCAGGCTTTGCATTATCATTATAATAAGCATTAGACTCTTTTACCTGAGCCTTTGATCTTTCAATTTTCTTACGAAGATCAGCTTCCTGCTTTTCTTCTTCTGCCTGCACCTGCTTTAAACTGGTTGTTGCGTTCTGAGAAATTTTAGAAGGAGGAAGTCCCTTTTTCGCACGTTTTGCATTGGCCTTTTCCACGTTCTTTTTAATCATCTCATCCATGTCGATCTTGCCCAGATAAGCATTAACAATCCACTGCTGAATTACCATAAATACACTTTGTGAAATCCAGTAAATACCAATACCAATAGGGAATGTAAAGCAGAAAAATACAGACATTAAAGGCATAGTAATGTTCATCTGCTTCATCACATTTGCCCCAGGCATATCGTCGCTTACCTTTGTCTGGCTTGTCATTAATTTTGTACTGTACCACTGTGTCAAACCGGCTAAAATAGGAATCAGCCAGGCAACGCTTGGAACAAATCCATTCCATGGACTTGCAGCTAAGTTTAAGCCCAAGAAAGTATTCATATCAATAATTTCCTGAGATGTAGTAGCAATTACATCAGCTGCACTTCCTGAAAACAACTGCTGGAACTTGTCCCACTGTTCAGGAGTAAACTTATACAGAATATCAATCATCTGATCTGTATTTGTAAGCTCTCCGCTTTTATTTGTCAAAGTAGTTAAAGCAATGTTGTGATCATTTGCAAACTGTGTTAAAGTGCTGATGGCATTTGTTCCGCCAATAGCATCTACTATAGTCTCAAAATACGCTTTTACAGAACTTACATATCCGGGAATGTTATAAATAACACGGTACAAAGCAAACAGAATCGGCATCTGGATTACTAACTGTAAACAGCCGCCTGTCATAGAAGTGCCGTATTTTTCATAAACTGCCTTTGTCTCAGCGTTCATTTTCATCATAGAAGTCTGGTCTGTTTTACCTTTATACTTCTTCTGAATCGCCATGATCTCAGGCTGCATAACAGCATTTAATTTAGAAAATTTCTGCTGTTTAATTGTCAAAGGGAACATCAGAACCTTAATAATTAAGGTAAATAAAATGATACACAGACCGATTTTCATTACTCCAAAACTTTGAGTAAAACGGAACAGTAAATCCATAATCCAACCTAAAATATCTGCTACCGGCCCAAATGAAAAAAAGTCATGCGCTTTTGTTGCTGCAAAAAACTCCAAATTGTTACCTCCTCACTTACGGAACTGGATCATAACCGCCTTCAGCCCAGGGATGACAACGAAGTATCCTCTTTACGGCCAACCATGTACCTTTCACCACACCGTACTTTTCCAGTGCCTCAATGGCGTATTGAGAACACGTAGGTGTGTAAATACAGTGAACGTATACCTTCATTGGGGATAAAAATTTTCTGTACCCCTTGATCATTAAAATCATAATTTTTTTAATCATAAGCTCACTTCGATTCTTTTTTAATGTTATGCAGTCCGCACAAGTGCAAAAATGCACTTTCCATAGTTTTGAAATATTCTTCCTTTGCCGCAGGTCTTACTACGACTACAATGTCTAATCCTGTATCTAATATGCTTTCATTTAAACGAAAA
The window above is part of the Lachnoclostridium edouardi genome. Proteins encoded here:
- a CDS encoding YidC/Oxa1 family membrane protein insertase, which gives rise to MEFFAATKAHDFFSFGPVADILGWIMDLLFRFTQSFGVMKIGLCIILFTLIIKVLMFPLTIKQQKFSKLNAVMQPEIMAIQKKYKGKTDQTSMMKMNAETKAVYEKYGTSMTGGCLQLVIQMPILFALYRVIYNIPGYVSSVKAYFETIVDAIGGTNAISTLTQFANDHNIALTTLTNKSGELTNTDQMIDILYKFTPEQWDKFQQLFSGSAADVIATTSQEIIDMNTFLGLNLAASPWNGFVPSVAWLIPILAGLTQWYSTKLMTSQTKVSDDMPGANVMKQMNITMPLMSVFFCFTFPIGIGIYWISQSVFMVIQQWIVNAYLGKIDMDEMIKKNVEKANAKRAKKGLPPSKISQNATTSLKQVQAEEEKQEADLRKKIERSKAQVKESNAYYNDNAKPGSLAAKANMVKKYNEKHNK
- the yidD gene encoding membrane protein insertion efficiency factor YidD, which encodes MIKKIMILMIKGYRKFLSPMKVYVHCIYTPTCSQYAIEALEKYGVVKGTWLAVKRILRCHPWAEGGYDPVP
- the jag gene encoding RNA-binding cell elongation regulator Jag/EloR produces the protein MDMITVSAKTVDEAITKALIELSTTSDKLEYEVVDRGSTGFLGIGAKPAIIRAKKKESLEDTAVEFLNQIFGTMNMTVSIAVTLNEEEREMSVNLEGEDMGILIGKRGQTLDSLQYLVSLVVNKNKTSEGHIRVKLDTENYRERRKETLETLAKNIAYKVKRTKRPVSLEPMNPYERRLIHAALQNDKYVTTRSDGEEPFRHVIISLKRENYKRDRYSRNNSSSAVNQQ